The Pelmatolapia mariae isolate MD_Pm_ZW linkage group LG9, Pm_UMD_F_2, whole genome shotgun sequence genome has a segment encoding these proteins:
- the dync2i1 gene encoding cytoplasmic dynein 2 intermediate chain 1 isoform X2 has product MYTDKKITKEDTWRPADLRRHIREEERGGDDARRRDGYDRRYLGGESTERRHRDPEKESRREKERLRERESTGRERRDEGKKDRRKEGSQDRRAERGNERETTRERERFVDVRKYGDDYRENKEKRRDLEEKHDRERDKERHRDKEKERVRDRDRHREEDRSKRRDDRDKERKREERDRELRDDGERRRHKESREGRGAQIEQHHREEKDQHRERERHQNEYEDTRNAKEERHRDMKHSEQKEDREYKEEHRKRKEERERRHRERGHHEEKQKHDSEYREHRGEEIRHHRADRERAERDKPKDRRYKEGEDPENKHRERRHKHEADVERKHKERKHREEDDHRDKKSSSGKSHERNVVETEEVDLVSEQWIPAVKHEADTEEPQVVNDEDLADQEYEDDFEDYEEDFEELNESTNEDEDEKEPLHPQAGEGKEELSAQRRKEIEAIRRAMDEENERIGTTQSRQSTSREEEEERPKWSRDTERIQSRASQRGKFIDFVAAKQREVSKKVASKQKKRSTELLRLIDLDFSMTFSLLDLPPVNEYDMYIRNFGNANTKQAYVQCNEDNTDRDIQTEEIEMSEKWTQHPPERSGACGDPNLSKEARDKQRSELNYDSQRLASFLHSASQVMVVLLEEDQAERKSLEKLSTQSDTLSFSDGSLQLITELPFLYDRQISMLHFSQVQKHTMLSVHMPTTKPSAKHLDSCTIICIWNIWEPSRPQKILVYESEIQCCCFSPGKVTLVFAGTSVGSVVLWDLREQSSNHYSLKMGEKEWTFRQPTFSTDAVLAASGHLSSVTSVEVVPSALAGDPRADVPLLASEEESSGLSFQLASLDESGVLNFWVVVELPKGNEAGSPTDLGLRPGGKVKLLHSSSVLAAERGSPRDVVKTGPLHTLLLKFLPTDSNHFFIGTNMGLVHHGTSHGLKAPPKCYRFQEVEVQPVDVTSIHFSPFRPHLFLVGCGNGSIRLHAVSHEQPVAQWKNSTAGEPVVSLQWAQTRATVFCVLDAACNLHIWDLLKDDTQPVVTERMSADRVTDMALFGQSGKQNTYSGVALAHESGKIEMQYFKRSLTVSSTAEEEKLLERMTTEAF; this is encoded by the exons ATGTACACAGATAAG AAAATAACAAAGGAAGACACATGGAGACCTGCAGACCTGAGGAGACACATCAGG gAGGAAGAACGCGGTGGTGACGATGCCAGGAGGCGCGATGGCTATGATAGAAGGTACCTTGGTGGGGAATCCACTGAGAGACGCCatagggacccagaaaaggagtcTCGACGTGAGAAGGAGAGGCTCAGGGAAAGGGAGagcacagggagagagagaagagatgaAGGGAAAAAAGACAGAAGGAAAGAGGGCTCACAAGATAGGAGAGCTGAGAGAGGAAATGAAAGGGAGACGACAAGGGAAAGGGAGAGATTTGTAGATGTAAGGAAGTATGGTGATGACTACAGAGAAAATaaggagaagagaagagacCTAGAGGAAAAACATGACAGGGAGAGGGATAAGGAAAGACACAGAGATAAGGAGAAAGAGAGGGTAAGGGACAGAGATAGACACAGGGAGGAAGACCGTAGTAAAAGGAGGGATGACAGAgataaggaaagaaaaagagaggagcGGGACAGAGAGCTTAGGGATGATGGGGAGAGAAGAAGACATAAGGAAAGCAGGGAAGGAAGAGGAGCTCAGATAGAACAGCACCACAGGGAGGAGAAAGATCAGCatcgggagagagagagacaccaaAATGAATATGAAGACACAAGGAATGCCAAggaagagagacacagagacatgAAGCATTCGGAACAGAAAGAGGACAGAG AGTATAAAGAAGAACATAGAAAAcgtaaagaggagagagaacggaggcacagagagagaggacatcAT GAGGAGAAACAGAAGCACGATAGTGAATACAGAGAGCATCGAGGGGAAGAGATCAGACATCATCGTGCTGACAGAGAGCGGGCTGAGAGGGACAAACCCAAAGACAGAAGGTACAAAGAGGGAGAAGAcccagaaaacaaacacagggagagaagGCACAAACATGAAGCTGACGTGGAAAGgaaacacaaagagagaaagCACAGGGAGGAAGACGATCACAGAGACAAGAAATCATCATCTGGCAAGAGTCATGAGAGGAATGTGGTAGAAACAGAG GAAGTTGACTTGGTTTCTGAGCAGTGGATACCTGCTGTGAAACATGAAGCAGACACAGAGGAGCCT CAAGTTGTCAATGATGAAGATTTGGCTGACCAGGAATATGAAGATGATTTTGAG GATTATGAAGAGGATTTTGAAGAGTTGAATGAGAGCACTAATGAAGATGAGGATGAGAAGGAGCCATTGCATCCACAGGCGGGTGAAGGAAAGGAGGAGCTTTCAGCACAGCGGAGAAAGGAGATTGAAGCTATTCGGAGAGCAATGGATGAAGAGAATGAGAGAATTGGAACAACACAGTCCAGACAAAGTACAagcagagaagaggaggaggagaggccTAAATGGTCCAGAG ACACTGAAAGGATCCAGAGCAGAGCCTCCCAACGCGGAAAGTTTATCGACTTCGTAGCTGCAAAGCAACGCGAAGTCAGCAAGAAAGTTGCCAGTAAGCAAAA GAAGAGAAGTACAGAGCTGCTTCGTTTAATCGATCTGGATTTTTCCATGACTTTCTCCCTTTTGGATCTGCCGCCGGTCAATGAGTATGACATGTACATCAGAAACTTTGGAAATGCAAACACTAAACAG GCTTACGTTCAGTGTAATGAGGATAACACAGATCGAGACATCCAGACAGAGGAAATAGAGATGTCTGAGAAGTGGACGCAGCATCCTCCGGAGCGCAGTGGAGCATGTGGGg ATCCAAACCTCTCTAAGGAAGCACGAGACAAACAGAGAAGTGAATTGAACTATGATTCACAGCGTCTGGCATCATTTCTTCACTCAGCCTCACAG GTCAtggttgtcctgctggaagagGATCAAGCTGAGAGAAAATCCCTGGAGAAACTGAGCACTCAGTCAGACACGCTGTCTTTCAGCGATGGAAGTTTGCAGCTCATCACTGAGTTGCCTTTTCTTTATG ATCGCCAGATTAGCATGCTGCACTTCTCTCAGGTCCAAAAGCACACCATGCTGTCAGTTCACATGCCCACAACTAAACCCAGCGCCAAGCATCTTGACAGCTGTACCATCATCTGCATCTGGAACATCTGGGAGCCATCCAGGCCTCAGAAGATCCTTGTTTATGAGTCTGAG ATCCAGTGTTGCTGTTTCAGCCCTGGAAAGGTCACGCTGGTGTTTGCAGGCACATCAGTCGGCTCTGTGGTGCTGTGGGACCTTAGGGAGCAGTCTAGTAACCACTATAGCTTAAAGATGGGGGAGAAAGAGTGGACATTCAGGCAGCCTACCTTCTCCACTG ATGCAGTGTTGGCCGCCTCAGGCCATTTGTCATCTGTGACCTCTGTAGAAGTTGTCCCCTCTGCACTAGCAGGGGACCCGAGGGCAGACGTTCCACTGTTGGCATCCGAGGAAG AGTCATCAGGACTGTCATTCCAGCTGGCTTCTTTGGATGAAAGTGGAGTTTTAAATTTTTGG GTGGTGGTAGAGCTCCCAAAAGGCAACGAGGCAGGCTCTCCAACAGATCTTG GCCTCCGGCCTGGCGGCAAAGTGAAGTTGCTTCACAGCTCGTCCGTCCTCGCTGCTGAGAG GGGGTCACCGCGAGATGTAGTTAAAACAGGGCCGCTGCACACGCTGCTTTTAAAATTCCTTCCAACAGACTCCAATCATTTCTTTATTGGCACCAACATG GGGCTGGTCCACCATGGAACGAGTCACGGTTTGAAGGCACCCCCCAAATGTTACAGGTTTCAGGAGGTTGAAGTGCAGCCTGTCGATGTCACCTCAATCCACTTTTCTCCCTTCAGACCACACTTGTTCTTG GTGGGTTGTGGCAATGGCAGCATCAGGCTGCATGCAGTCAGCCATGAGCAGCCTGTGGCACAGTGGAAGAACAGTACAGCTGGCGAACCGGTGGTCTCCCTGCAGTGGGCCCAGACCAGAGCGACGGTCTTCTGTGTACTCGATGCTGCATGTAACCTCCATATATGGGACCTGTTGAAAGATGACACACAGCCTGTGGTCACTGAGAGAATGAGTGCTGACAG GGTGACAGACATGGCTTTGTTTGGACAatctggaaaacaaaacacatattcAGGAGTAGCACTGGCACATGAGTCAGGGAAAattgaaatgcagtatttcaaAAGAAGTTTAACTGTGTCCAGCACTGCAGAAGAGGAGAAGCTGTTGGAGAGAATGACGACTGAAGCCTTTTGA
- the dync2i1 gene encoding cytoplasmic dynein 2 intermediate chain 1 isoform X1: MYTDKKITKEDTWRPADLRRHIREEERGGDDARRRDGYDRRYLGGESTERRHRDPEKESRREKERLRERESTGRERRDEGKKDRRKEGSQDRRAERGNERETTRERERFVDVRKYGDDYRENKEKRRDLEEKHDRERDKERHRDKEKERVRDRDRHREEDRSKRRDDRDKERKREERDRELRDDGERRRHKESREGRGAQIEQHHREEKDQHRERERHQNEYEDTRNAKEERHRDMKHSEQKEDREYKEEHRKRKEERERRHRERGHHEEKQKHDSEYREHRGEEIRHHRADRERAERDKPKDRRYKEGEDPENKHRERRHKHEADVERKHKERKHREEDDHRDKKSSSGKSHERNVVETEEVDLVSEQWIPAVKHEADTEEPQVVNDEDLADQEYEDDFEDYEEDFEELNESTNEDEDEKEPLHPQAGEGKEELSAQRRKEIEAIRRAMDEENERIGTTQSRQSTSREEEEERPKWSRDTERIQSRASQRGKFIDFVAAKQREVSKKVASKQKKRSTELLRLIDLDFSMTFSLLDLPPVNEYDMYIRNFGNANTKQAYVQCNEDNTDRDIQTEEIEMSEKWTQHPPERSGACGDPNLSKEARDKQRSELNYDSQRLASFLHSASQVMVVLLEEDQAERKSLEKLSTQSDTLSFSDGSLQLITELPFLYDRQISMLHFSQVQKHTMLSVHMPTTKPSAKHLDSCTIICIWNIWEPSRPQKILVYESEIQCCCFSPGKVTLVFAGTSVGSVVLWDLREQSSNHYSLKMGEKEWTFRQPTFSTDAVLAASGHLSSVTSVEVVPSALAGDPRADVPLLASEEESSGLSFQLASLDESGVLNFWVVVELPKGNEAGSPTDLGLRPGGKVKLLHSSSVLAAESHRGSPRDVVKTGPLHTLLLKFLPTDSNHFFIGTNMGLVHHGTSHGLKAPPKCYRFQEVEVQPVDVTSIHFSPFRPHLFLVGCGNGSIRLHAVSHEQPVAQWKNSTAGEPVVSLQWAQTRATVFCVLDAACNLHIWDLLKDDTQPVVTERMSADRVTDMALFGQSGKQNTYSGVALAHESGKIEMQYFKRSLTVSSTAEEEKLLERMTTEAF, encoded by the exons ATGTACACAGATAAG AAAATAACAAAGGAAGACACATGGAGACCTGCAGACCTGAGGAGACACATCAGG gAGGAAGAACGCGGTGGTGACGATGCCAGGAGGCGCGATGGCTATGATAGAAGGTACCTTGGTGGGGAATCCACTGAGAGACGCCatagggacccagaaaaggagtcTCGACGTGAGAAGGAGAGGCTCAGGGAAAGGGAGagcacagggagagagagaagagatgaAGGGAAAAAAGACAGAAGGAAAGAGGGCTCACAAGATAGGAGAGCTGAGAGAGGAAATGAAAGGGAGACGACAAGGGAAAGGGAGAGATTTGTAGATGTAAGGAAGTATGGTGATGACTACAGAGAAAATaaggagaagagaagagacCTAGAGGAAAAACATGACAGGGAGAGGGATAAGGAAAGACACAGAGATAAGGAGAAAGAGAGGGTAAGGGACAGAGATAGACACAGGGAGGAAGACCGTAGTAAAAGGAGGGATGACAGAgataaggaaagaaaaagagaggagcGGGACAGAGAGCTTAGGGATGATGGGGAGAGAAGAAGACATAAGGAAAGCAGGGAAGGAAGAGGAGCTCAGATAGAACAGCACCACAGGGAGGAGAAAGATCAGCatcgggagagagagagacaccaaAATGAATATGAAGACACAAGGAATGCCAAggaagagagacacagagacatgAAGCATTCGGAACAGAAAGAGGACAGAG AGTATAAAGAAGAACATAGAAAAcgtaaagaggagagagaacggaggcacagagagagaggacatcAT GAGGAGAAACAGAAGCACGATAGTGAATACAGAGAGCATCGAGGGGAAGAGATCAGACATCATCGTGCTGACAGAGAGCGGGCTGAGAGGGACAAACCCAAAGACAGAAGGTACAAAGAGGGAGAAGAcccagaaaacaaacacagggagagaagGCACAAACATGAAGCTGACGTGGAAAGgaaacacaaagagagaaagCACAGGGAGGAAGACGATCACAGAGACAAGAAATCATCATCTGGCAAGAGTCATGAGAGGAATGTGGTAGAAACAGAG GAAGTTGACTTGGTTTCTGAGCAGTGGATACCTGCTGTGAAACATGAAGCAGACACAGAGGAGCCT CAAGTTGTCAATGATGAAGATTTGGCTGACCAGGAATATGAAGATGATTTTGAG GATTATGAAGAGGATTTTGAAGAGTTGAATGAGAGCACTAATGAAGATGAGGATGAGAAGGAGCCATTGCATCCACAGGCGGGTGAAGGAAAGGAGGAGCTTTCAGCACAGCGGAGAAAGGAGATTGAAGCTATTCGGAGAGCAATGGATGAAGAGAATGAGAGAATTGGAACAACACAGTCCAGACAAAGTACAagcagagaagaggaggaggagaggccTAAATGGTCCAGAG ACACTGAAAGGATCCAGAGCAGAGCCTCCCAACGCGGAAAGTTTATCGACTTCGTAGCTGCAAAGCAACGCGAAGTCAGCAAGAAAGTTGCCAGTAAGCAAAA GAAGAGAAGTACAGAGCTGCTTCGTTTAATCGATCTGGATTTTTCCATGACTTTCTCCCTTTTGGATCTGCCGCCGGTCAATGAGTATGACATGTACATCAGAAACTTTGGAAATGCAAACACTAAACAG GCTTACGTTCAGTGTAATGAGGATAACACAGATCGAGACATCCAGACAGAGGAAATAGAGATGTCTGAGAAGTGGACGCAGCATCCTCCGGAGCGCAGTGGAGCATGTGGGg ATCCAAACCTCTCTAAGGAAGCACGAGACAAACAGAGAAGTGAATTGAACTATGATTCACAGCGTCTGGCATCATTTCTTCACTCAGCCTCACAG GTCAtggttgtcctgctggaagagGATCAAGCTGAGAGAAAATCCCTGGAGAAACTGAGCACTCAGTCAGACACGCTGTCTTTCAGCGATGGAAGTTTGCAGCTCATCACTGAGTTGCCTTTTCTTTATG ATCGCCAGATTAGCATGCTGCACTTCTCTCAGGTCCAAAAGCACACCATGCTGTCAGTTCACATGCCCACAACTAAACCCAGCGCCAAGCATCTTGACAGCTGTACCATCATCTGCATCTGGAACATCTGGGAGCCATCCAGGCCTCAGAAGATCCTTGTTTATGAGTCTGAG ATCCAGTGTTGCTGTTTCAGCCCTGGAAAGGTCACGCTGGTGTTTGCAGGCACATCAGTCGGCTCTGTGGTGCTGTGGGACCTTAGGGAGCAGTCTAGTAACCACTATAGCTTAAAGATGGGGGAGAAAGAGTGGACATTCAGGCAGCCTACCTTCTCCACTG ATGCAGTGTTGGCCGCCTCAGGCCATTTGTCATCTGTGACCTCTGTAGAAGTTGTCCCCTCTGCACTAGCAGGGGACCCGAGGGCAGACGTTCCACTGTTGGCATCCGAGGAAG AGTCATCAGGACTGTCATTCCAGCTGGCTTCTTTGGATGAAAGTGGAGTTTTAAATTTTTGG GTGGTGGTAGAGCTCCCAAAAGGCAACGAGGCAGGCTCTCCAACAGATCTTG GCCTCCGGCCTGGCGGCAAAGTGAAGTTGCTTCACAGCTCGTCCGTCCTCGCTGCTGAGAG TCACAGGGGGTCACCGCGAGATGTAGTTAAAACAGGGCCGCTGCACACGCTGCTTTTAAAATTCCTTCCAACAGACTCCAATCATTTCTTTATTGGCACCAACATG GGGCTGGTCCACCATGGAACGAGTCACGGTTTGAAGGCACCCCCCAAATGTTACAGGTTTCAGGAGGTTGAAGTGCAGCCTGTCGATGTCACCTCAATCCACTTTTCTCCCTTCAGACCACACTTGTTCTTG GTGGGTTGTGGCAATGGCAGCATCAGGCTGCATGCAGTCAGCCATGAGCAGCCTGTGGCACAGTGGAAGAACAGTACAGCTGGCGAACCGGTGGTCTCCCTGCAGTGGGCCCAGACCAGAGCGACGGTCTTCTGTGTACTCGATGCTGCATGTAACCTCCATATATGGGACCTGTTGAAAGATGACACACAGCCTGTGGTCACTGAGAGAATGAGTGCTGACAG GGTGACAGACATGGCTTTGTTTGGACAatctggaaaacaaaacacatattcAGGAGTAGCACTGGCACATGAGTCAGGGAAAattgaaatgcagtatttcaaAAGAAGTTTAACTGTGTCCAGCACTGCAGAAGAGGAGAAGCTGTTGGAGAGAATGACGACTGAAGCCTTTTGA
- the dync2i1 gene encoding cytoplasmic dynein 2 intermediate chain 1 isoform X3 — MYTDKKITKEDTWRPADLRRHIREEERGGDDARRRDGYDRRYLGGESTERRHRDPEKESRREKERLRERESTGRERRDEGKKDRRKEGSQDRRAERGNERETTRERERFVDVRKYGDDYRENKEKRRDLEEKHDRERDKERHRDKEKERVRDRDRHREEDRSKRRDDRDKERKREERDRELRDDGERRRHKESREGRGAQIEQHHREEKDQHRERERHQNEYEDTRNAKEERHRDMKHSEQKEDREYKEEHRKRKEERERRHRERGHHEEKQKHDSEYREHRGEEIRHHRADRERAERDKPKDRRYKEGEDPENKHRERRHKHEADVERKHKERKHREEDDHRDKKSSSGKSHERNVVETEQVVNDEDLADQEYEDDFEDYEEDFEELNESTNEDEDEKEPLHPQAGEGKEELSAQRRKEIEAIRRAMDEENERIGTTQSRQSTSREEEEERPKWSRDTERIQSRASQRGKFIDFVAAKQREVSKKVASKQKKRSTELLRLIDLDFSMTFSLLDLPPVNEYDMYIRNFGNANTKQAYVQCNEDNTDRDIQTEEIEMSEKWTQHPPERSGACGDPNLSKEARDKQRSELNYDSQRLASFLHSASQVMVVLLEEDQAERKSLEKLSTQSDTLSFSDGSLQLITELPFLYDRQISMLHFSQVQKHTMLSVHMPTTKPSAKHLDSCTIICIWNIWEPSRPQKILVYESEIQCCCFSPGKVTLVFAGTSVGSVVLWDLREQSSNHYSLKMGEKEWTFRQPTFSTDAVLAASGHLSSVTSVEVVPSALAGDPRADVPLLASEEESSGLSFQLASLDESGVLNFWVVVELPKGNEAGSPTDLGLRPGGKVKLLHSSSVLAAESHRGSPRDVVKTGPLHTLLLKFLPTDSNHFFIGTNMGLVHHGTSHGLKAPPKCYRFQEVEVQPVDVTSIHFSPFRPHLFLVGCGNGSIRLHAVSHEQPVAQWKNSTAGEPVVSLQWAQTRATVFCVLDAACNLHIWDLLKDDTQPVVTERMSADRVTDMALFGQSGKQNTYSGVALAHESGKIEMQYFKRSLTVSSTAEEEKLLERMTTEAF, encoded by the exons ATGTACACAGATAAG AAAATAACAAAGGAAGACACATGGAGACCTGCAGACCTGAGGAGACACATCAGG gAGGAAGAACGCGGTGGTGACGATGCCAGGAGGCGCGATGGCTATGATAGAAGGTACCTTGGTGGGGAATCCACTGAGAGACGCCatagggacccagaaaaggagtcTCGACGTGAGAAGGAGAGGCTCAGGGAAAGGGAGagcacagggagagagagaagagatgaAGGGAAAAAAGACAGAAGGAAAGAGGGCTCACAAGATAGGAGAGCTGAGAGAGGAAATGAAAGGGAGACGACAAGGGAAAGGGAGAGATTTGTAGATGTAAGGAAGTATGGTGATGACTACAGAGAAAATaaggagaagagaagagacCTAGAGGAAAAACATGACAGGGAGAGGGATAAGGAAAGACACAGAGATAAGGAGAAAGAGAGGGTAAGGGACAGAGATAGACACAGGGAGGAAGACCGTAGTAAAAGGAGGGATGACAGAgataaggaaagaaaaagagaggagcGGGACAGAGAGCTTAGGGATGATGGGGAGAGAAGAAGACATAAGGAAAGCAGGGAAGGAAGAGGAGCTCAGATAGAACAGCACCACAGGGAGGAGAAAGATCAGCatcgggagagagagagacaccaaAATGAATATGAAGACACAAGGAATGCCAAggaagagagacacagagacatgAAGCATTCGGAACAGAAAGAGGACAGAG AGTATAAAGAAGAACATAGAAAAcgtaaagaggagagagaacggaggcacagagagagaggacatcAT GAGGAGAAACAGAAGCACGATAGTGAATACAGAGAGCATCGAGGGGAAGAGATCAGACATCATCGTGCTGACAGAGAGCGGGCTGAGAGGGACAAACCCAAAGACAGAAGGTACAAAGAGGGAGAAGAcccagaaaacaaacacagggagagaagGCACAAACATGAAGCTGACGTGGAAAGgaaacacaaagagagaaagCACAGGGAGGAAGACGATCACAGAGACAAGAAATCATCATCTGGCAAGAGTCATGAGAGGAATGTGGTAGAAACAGAG CAAGTTGTCAATGATGAAGATTTGGCTGACCAGGAATATGAAGATGATTTTGAG GATTATGAAGAGGATTTTGAAGAGTTGAATGAGAGCACTAATGAAGATGAGGATGAGAAGGAGCCATTGCATCCACAGGCGGGTGAAGGAAAGGAGGAGCTTTCAGCACAGCGGAGAAAGGAGATTGAAGCTATTCGGAGAGCAATGGATGAAGAGAATGAGAGAATTGGAACAACACAGTCCAGACAAAGTACAagcagagaagaggaggaggagaggccTAAATGGTCCAGAG ACACTGAAAGGATCCAGAGCAGAGCCTCCCAACGCGGAAAGTTTATCGACTTCGTAGCTGCAAAGCAACGCGAAGTCAGCAAGAAAGTTGCCAGTAAGCAAAA GAAGAGAAGTACAGAGCTGCTTCGTTTAATCGATCTGGATTTTTCCATGACTTTCTCCCTTTTGGATCTGCCGCCGGTCAATGAGTATGACATGTACATCAGAAACTTTGGAAATGCAAACACTAAACAG GCTTACGTTCAGTGTAATGAGGATAACACAGATCGAGACATCCAGACAGAGGAAATAGAGATGTCTGAGAAGTGGACGCAGCATCCTCCGGAGCGCAGTGGAGCATGTGGGg ATCCAAACCTCTCTAAGGAAGCACGAGACAAACAGAGAAGTGAATTGAACTATGATTCACAGCGTCTGGCATCATTTCTTCACTCAGCCTCACAG GTCAtggttgtcctgctggaagagGATCAAGCTGAGAGAAAATCCCTGGAGAAACTGAGCACTCAGTCAGACACGCTGTCTTTCAGCGATGGAAGTTTGCAGCTCATCACTGAGTTGCCTTTTCTTTATG ATCGCCAGATTAGCATGCTGCACTTCTCTCAGGTCCAAAAGCACACCATGCTGTCAGTTCACATGCCCACAACTAAACCCAGCGCCAAGCATCTTGACAGCTGTACCATCATCTGCATCTGGAACATCTGGGAGCCATCCAGGCCTCAGAAGATCCTTGTTTATGAGTCTGAG ATCCAGTGTTGCTGTTTCAGCCCTGGAAAGGTCACGCTGGTGTTTGCAGGCACATCAGTCGGCTCTGTGGTGCTGTGGGACCTTAGGGAGCAGTCTAGTAACCACTATAGCTTAAAGATGGGGGAGAAAGAGTGGACATTCAGGCAGCCTACCTTCTCCACTG ATGCAGTGTTGGCCGCCTCAGGCCATTTGTCATCTGTGACCTCTGTAGAAGTTGTCCCCTCTGCACTAGCAGGGGACCCGAGGGCAGACGTTCCACTGTTGGCATCCGAGGAAG AGTCATCAGGACTGTCATTCCAGCTGGCTTCTTTGGATGAAAGTGGAGTTTTAAATTTTTGG GTGGTGGTAGAGCTCCCAAAAGGCAACGAGGCAGGCTCTCCAACAGATCTTG GCCTCCGGCCTGGCGGCAAAGTGAAGTTGCTTCACAGCTCGTCCGTCCTCGCTGCTGAGAG TCACAGGGGGTCACCGCGAGATGTAGTTAAAACAGGGCCGCTGCACACGCTGCTTTTAAAATTCCTTCCAACAGACTCCAATCATTTCTTTATTGGCACCAACATG GGGCTGGTCCACCATGGAACGAGTCACGGTTTGAAGGCACCCCCCAAATGTTACAGGTTTCAGGAGGTTGAAGTGCAGCCTGTCGATGTCACCTCAATCCACTTTTCTCCCTTCAGACCACACTTGTTCTTG GTGGGTTGTGGCAATGGCAGCATCAGGCTGCATGCAGTCAGCCATGAGCAGCCTGTGGCACAGTGGAAGAACAGTACAGCTGGCGAACCGGTGGTCTCCCTGCAGTGGGCCCAGACCAGAGCGACGGTCTTCTGTGTACTCGATGCTGCATGTAACCTCCATATATGGGACCTGTTGAAAGATGACACACAGCCTGTGGTCACTGAGAGAATGAGTGCTGACAG GGTGACAGACATGGCTTTGTTTGGACAatctggaaaacaaaacacatattcAGGAGTAGCACTGGCACATGAGTCAGGGAAAattgaaatgcagtatttcaaAAGAAGTTTAACTGTGTCCAGCACTGCAGAAGAGGAGAAGCTGTTGGAGAGAATGACGACTGAAGCCTTTTGA